The Citrifermentans bemidjiense Bem genome window below encodes:
- a CDS encoding ATP-binding response regulator — translation MQKDKILIVDDEADIALILKLQLEDAGYETVRARDGVEALEAVAQEPFDLIMLDIKMPRMDGLEVLSRLKGDETPVVMMTAHGSEDIAVDAMKKGALDYISKPFSTDDMLQKVERAIGIDRTRKENARLSQQLDEERRKMEAVLQGMADLLVAVDLQGRIITWSRQAARLLAAEGESLLGKTLEEVLKAEVPGGELPARTVLRTGEPRLDVGYLLKIGSLTVPVLSSAAPLWNANGELAGSVEIIRDISKLKELEQEKEDFVSMLSHDLKSPITAVVGSIDLVREAKLGPVTPDQSEYLNAAIESCEEMVEMIDTLLGIHKFEAGKMKLNFREEDPSLLINRSVTKFQTPAQRGAISLFATLPPSLPAISADRSSFSRILGNLLSNAVKFTPEGGEIEVSADLVQDPAPVLAHVPEECYPGQELPREGEFVRIRVRDSGVGIPQESLGSIFDRFVQARNRRQGKTRGTGLGLAFCRKAVDAHGGYIWAESEPGAGSVFTLMFPALPEEEDE, via the coding sequence ATGCAAAAGGATAAGATTCTCATCGTGGACGACGAGGCGGACATCGCGCTCATCCTCAAGCTGCAACTGGAGGACGCCGGCTACGAGACGGTCCGGGCCCGCGATGGTGTAGAGGCCCTTGAGGCGGTGGCGCAGGAGCCGTTCGACCTCATCATGCTCGACATAAAGATGCCCCGCATGGACGGCCTCGAGGTGCTGAGCCGCCTGAAGGGGGACGAGACCCCCGTGGTGATGATGACCGCCCACGGCAGCGAGGACATCGCCGTGGACGCCATGAAGAAGGGGGCGCTCGACTACATTTCGAAGCCGTTTTCCACCGACGACATGCTGCAGAAGGTGGAGCGCGCCATCGGCATCGACCGCACCCGCAAGGAAAACGCCAGACTCTCGCAGCAGTTGGACGAGGAGCGGCGCAAGATGGAGGCGGTGCTGCAGGGGATGGCCGATCTCCTGGTCGCAGTCGACCTGCAGGGGCGCATCATCACCTGGAGCCGGCAGGCGGCCAGGCTTCTTGCCGCCGAAGGGGAGAGCCTCTTGGGGAAAACCCTCGAAGAGGTGCTCAAGGCCGAGGTTCCGGGGGGAGAACTCCCGGCCCGGACCGTCTTGCGCACCGGGGAGCCTCGCCTCGACGTCGGATACCTGCTGAAGATCGGCAGCCTGACGGTGCCGGTACTCTCCTCGGCGGCGCCGCTTTGGAACGCGAACGGAGAGCTTGCGGGGAGCGTCGAGATCATCAGGGACATCTCGAAACTCAAGGAGCTGGAGCAGGAAAAAGAGGATTTCGTGAGCATGCTCTCCCACGACCTCAAGTCCCCCATCACCGCGGTGGTCGGCTCCATCGACCTGGTGCGGGAGGCGAAGCTCGGCCCGGTGACCCCGGACCAGTCCGAATACCTGAACGCCGCCATAGAGAGCTGCGAGGAAATGGTGGAGATGATCGACACCCTGCTCGGCATCCACAAGTTCGAGGCGGGGAAGATGAAGCTGAACTTCCGGGAGGAAGACCCGTCGCTGCTCATCAACCGGAGCGTCACCAAGTTTCAGACGCCGGCGCAGCGCGGCGCGATCAGCCTCTTTGCGACCCTCCCCCCGTCCCTCCCCGCTATCTCGGCCGACCGCTCCTCGTTCAGCCGCATCCTGGGAAACCTTCTTTCCAACGCGGTGAAGTTCACCCCCGAGGGGGGGGAGATAGAGGTGTCGGCAGACCTGGTACAGGATCCGGCACCCGTGCTGGCGCACGTACCGGAGGAGTGCTATCCCGGGCAAGAGCTGCCCAGGGAAGGGGAGTTCGTCAGGATCAGGGTGCGCGACTCCGGCGTCGGGATTCCGCAGGAATCGCTCGGCTCCATCTTCGACCGTTTCGTGCAGGCGAGAAACCGCCGGCAGGGAAAGACCCGCGGCACCGGCCTGGGGCTTGCCTTCTGCAGGAAGGCTGTGGACGCGCATGGCGGTTACATCTGGGCGGAGAGCGAGCCGGGCGCAGGGAGCGTCTTCACCCTCATGTTCCCGGCGCTTCCGGAGGAGGAGGACGAGTAG
- a CDS encoding ATP-binding protein: protein MALRESDAGYRELFEENPQPMWVCHRESRRLLAVNEAALRLYGYRREQFLELALEQLSGGEPMGDPGASQDQQLRCRQLKKDGSSFEAQLVCHPCRFQGERVQLALVRDEGGAQQEAQLRYRVLQQGSLLEAAQRELETFSYSVSHDLRAPLRHIDGFSRALMDDYGTLLDGQGKEYLTRICQAAEKMSQLIDAMQQLSRVGRTELSLEKVDLSVKAQVISLELKRREPERRVDFAIEEGVKGEADAKLVRQLLEILMGNAWKFSSKTPSAVISFGSVELQGETAYFVRDNGAGFDMAYAEKLFSVFHRLHRADEFEGSGVGLAIAQRIVARHGGRIWAESAPGAGATFYFTLKGEKQLTIDN from the coding sequence GTGGCACTGCGTGAAAGTGACGCCGGATATCGCGAATTGTTTGAAGAAAACCCTCAGCCAATGTGGGTCTGTCACCGTGAGAGCAGGAGGCTTCTGGCGGTGAACGAGGCAGCCCTGCGGCTTTATGGATATCGTCGTGAGCAGTTTCTGGAACTGGCCCTGGAGCAGCTGAGCGGCGGCGAGCCGATGGGGGACCCGGGTGCGTCGCAGGACCAGCAGCTGCGCTGCAGGCAGCTGAAAAAGGACGGCAGTTCCTTCGAAGCGCAGCTGGTCTGCCACCCTTGCAGGTTCCAAGGAGAGCGGGTGCAACTGGCGCTGGTGCGCGATGAGGGCGGCGCCCAGCAAGAGGCGCAGCTTAGGTACCGGGTGCTTCAGCAGGGAAGTCTTTTAGAGGCGGCGCAGCGCGAGCTGGAGACCTTCAGCTATTCCGTTTCGCACGACCTGCGCGCGCCGCTGCGCCACATAGACGGTTTCAGCCGCGCTCTCATGGACGATTACGGAACCCTTCTGGACGGCCAGGGAAAGGAGTACCTGACTAGGATCTGTCAGGCGGCGGAGAAGATGTCGCAGCTCATCGACGCCATGCAGCAACTATCGCGTGTGGGTAGGACGGAGTTGAGCCTGGAGAAGGTCGACCTGAGCGTGAAGGCCCAGGTGATTTCATTGGAACTGAAGCGCCGGGAGCCCGAACGACGGGTCGACTTCGCCATCGAGGAGGGGGTGAAGGGCGAGGCCGATGCCAAGCTGGTGCGCCAGCTTCTGGAGATCCTGATGGGTAACGCCTGGAAGTTCAGCTCCAAGACACCCTCCGCCGTGATCAGCTTCGGCTCCGTCGAGCTGCAGGGGGAGACCGCGTACTTCGTCAGGGACAACGGGGCAGGTTTCGACATGGCCTATGCCGAGAAGCTCTTTTCCGTATTCCACAGGCTGCATCGGGCCGACGAGTTCGAGGGAAGCGGCGTGGGGCTTGCCATCGCCCAGCGCATCGTGGCGCGCCACGGCGGCCGGATCTGGGCCGAAAGCGCCCCCGGCGCCGGCGCCACCTTCTACTTTACGTTGAAAGGCGAGAAGCAATTGACGATTGACAATTGA
- a CDS encoding hybrid sensor histidine kinase/response regulator: protein MSKELRVLLVEDSEEDSLLLIRELRRGGYKLIHMRVETAESMRRALHDGEWDVVISDYRMPSFDALGALQVLHETGRDIPFIIVSGKIGEDLAVEAMKSGASDYLMKGNLARLVPVMVRELREAEERRTHRLTQDAVRRGKAEWESVFDAVSDLIIITDADGVVLRCNGRVSAYFPGGYGAIIGRRIDEIFFGSQQPEGKLFRFLHSVQSEADEDIRFPNLSGWYNVASYPMRTEGSNRPNLVFIIKDITKRREVEEEKRTSDRELLTLYAVAFRLQYTKGVDKVMGDLLFQLHNMLQMDFSCIHLFEDDKLKMRASLGVSPAFEKAMKTLPRETQWATLAQAGRPFLGEEPDARFPARAKSAAIEMGLHSWCTVPLKIGQEVMGVMTVGTVSGRSYSDRDVFLLCAIAGQLAVLIDNYGLYDKMKEKAEELYRSKEELKENLHKVKRANIELGRLNTAKNNFIGIASHELKTPITSIMGGVEFLLKYSGIQMSPEQHNIFVSVYEGTIQLRKLVEDLLSISRIEAQGPLAQKKPASLMRVCREVHDLFALPLSERHIKVEITGDDVLVPVDEAFAMLAVRNLLENAIKFTRDGGCVRLTGRVLKQAQLKEMTQTLHTFYPSFPGNVAATEKYYLLQVRDNGIGIPPDERVRVFEKFYGVGDIDHHSSGATAFMSKGSGLGLSIVRGIMDAHEGAVWVEEAEGGGSTFSLLFPIE, encoded by the coding sequence ATGTCCAAAGAGCTGAGGGTCCTTTTGGTCGAGGACTCGGAAGAAGACAGCCTGCTTCTGATCAGGGAGCTGCGCCGCGGCGGCTACAAACTGATACACATGCGAGTGGAGACTGCGGAGAGCATGCGCCGGGCCCTGCATGACGGGGAGTGGGACGTGGTGATCTCCGACTACCGCATGCCCTCTTTCGACGCCCTCGGGGCCCTGCAGGTGCTGCACGAGACCGGGCGCGACATCCCATTCATCATCGTCTCAGGCAAGATCGGCGAGGACCTAGCCGTCGAGGCCATGAAATCGGGTGCCAGCGACTACCTAATGAAAGGGAACCTGGCCCGCCTGGTACCGGTTATGGTGCGGGAACTGAGGGAGGCTGAGGAGCGCAGGACGCACCGGCTCACCCAGGATGCGGTGCGCCGCGGCAAGGCGGAGTGGGAAAGCGTCTTCGACGCGGTCTCGGACCTGATCATCATCACCGACGCCGACGGCGTCGTGTTGCGCTGCAACGGCCGGGTGAGCGCCTACTTTCCCGGCGGGTACGGCGCCATCATCGGCCGCAGGATCGACGAGATATTTTTCGGATCGCAGCAACCCGAGGGAAAGCTGTTCCGCTTCCTGCACAGCGTCCAGAGCGAGGCCGACGAGGACATCCGCTTCCCCAACCTGAGCGGCTGGTACAACGTCGCCAGCTACCCCATGCGCACCGAGGGGAGCAACCGCCCGAACCTGGTCTTCATCATCAAGGACATCACCAAAAGGCGCGAGGTCGAGGAGGAGAAACGGACCAGCGACCGCGAACTCCTCACCCTGTACGCGGTCGCCTTCCGCCTGCAGTACACGAAGGGGGTCGACAAGGTGATGGGGGACCTCCTCTTCCAGCTGCACAACATGCTGCAGATGGATTTCTCCTGCATCCACCTTTTCGAGGACGACAAACTCAAGATGCGCGCCTCGCTGGGTGTTTCCCCCGCGTTCGAGAAGGCGATGAAGACGCTCCCCCGGGAGACCCAGTGGGCGACCCTGGCGCAGGCGGGGCGCCCTTTTCTGGGAGAGGAGCCAGACGCAAGGTTTCCGGCCAGAGCCAAAAGCGCCGCCATAGAGATGGGGCTGCACTCCTGGTGCACAGTGCCGCTCAAGATAGGACAGGAGGTGATGGGGGTGATGACGGTGGGGACCGTCTCCGGGCGCAGCTACAGCGACCGCGACGTCTTCCTGCTCTGTGCCATTGCAGGTCAGCTCGCGGTCCTCATCGACAACTACGGCCTCTACGACAAGATGAAGGAGAAGGCGGAGGAACTCTACCGCAGCAAAGAAGAGCTCAAAGAGAACCTGCACAAGGTGAAGCGCGCCAACATCGAGCTGGGGCGCCTCAACACGGCGAAGAACAACTTCATCGGCATCGCCTCGCACGAGTTGAAGACCCCGATCACCTCGATCATGGGGGGGGTCGAGTTCCTGCTGAAATATTCCGGCATCCAGATGAGCCCCGAGCAGCACAACATCTTCGTCTCGGTGTACGAAGGGACCATTCAGCTCAGGAAACTGGTGGAGGACCTCCTCTCCATCTCCCGCATCGAGGCGCAAGGGCCGCTGGCCCAGAAAAAGCCGGCGAGCCTGATGCGGGTCTGCCGCGAAGTGCACGACCTCTTCGCGCTGCCGCTATCCGAGCGGCACATAAAGGTGGAGATCACGGGGGACGACGTCCTCGTGCCGGTGGACGAGGCCTTCGCCATGCTCGCGGTGCGCAACCTTTTAGAGAACGCCATCAAGTTCACCCGCGACGGAGGGTGCGTCCGATTAACCGGACGGGTGCTGAAGCAGGCGCAGCTCAAGGAGATGACGCAGACGCTGCATACCTTCTATCCCTCCTTCCCCGGTAACGTCGCGGCGACCGAAAAATACTATCTGCTCCAGGTGCGCGACAACGGAATCGGCATCCCGCCGGACGAGAGAGTCCGCGTCTTCGAAAAGTTCTACGGCGTCGGGGATATCGACCACCACAGCTCGGGAGCCACCGCCTTCATGTCCAAGGGCTCGGGGCTCGGACTCTCCATCGTGCGCGGCATCATGGACGCCCATGAAGGGGCGGTCTGGGTCGAAGAGGCCGAGGGGGGAGGAAGCACCTTCTCGCTCCTTTTCCCCATCGAATAA
- a CDS encoding daunorubicin resistance protein DrrA family ABC transporter ATP-binding protein, producing MPHAIRLHEITKSYGGFKAVDRFSLEVERGTVFGLLGPNGAGKTTLIKILTTLMRPTHGDAFVEEFSILTAGKSVRRVIGVVPQENNLDRYLTARENLALHGRLHGLRPAAYNRRIDELLEMTGLTSRQNDFPDTFSGGMQRRLVVARALVHEPRVLFLDEPTTGLDPQSRRALWEYVRGLRRNMTVFLTTHYMDEADALCDRIMIMDHGVCLADGTAAELKDAFSRAHVYQVEFRRDSDRYEGMLAGLSFVRSVERSGSTFQITLSDEESIKPLMDCLGGADIRRICLKEPSLEEVFISLTGEKLRE from the coding sequence ATGCCGCACGCGATCAGGCTGCATGAAATAACCAAGAGCTACGGCGGGTTCAAGGCGGTGGACCGTTTCTCGCTGGAAGTGGAGCGAGGCACCGTCTTCGGGCTTTTGGGCCCGAACGGTGCGGGCAAGACCACCCTGATCAAGATCCTCACCACGCTTATGCGCCCAACCCACGGCGACGCCTTCGTCGAGGAGTTCAGCATCCTCACTGCCGGAAAGTCGGTGCGCCGGGTGATCGGCGTCGTCCCCCAGGAGAACAACCTCGACCGGTACCTGACGGCGAGGGAAAACCTCGCGCTCCACGGCAGGCTGCACGGCCTGCGGCCTGCCGCTTACAACCGGCGCATCGACGAGCTCCTGGAGATGACCGGGCTCACCTCCCGTCAGAACGATTTCCCCGACACCTTTTCAGGCGGCATGCAGCGCAGGCTGGTCGTGGCGCGCGCCCTGGTGCACGAGCCGCGCGTGCTGTTTCTGGACGAGCCGACCACGGGGCTCGACCCGCAGTCCAGGCGCGCCCTGTGGGAGTACGTCAGGGGGCTTAGGCGGAACATGACCGTCTTTCTCACCACCCACTACATGGACGAGGCGGACGCGCTTTGCGACCGGATCATGATCATGGACCACGGCGTATGTCTGGCCGACGGCACGGCGGCGGAGTTGAAAGATGCCTTTTCCAGGGCCCACGTGTACCAGGTGGAATTTCGGCGCGACAGCGACAGGTACGAGGGGATGCTGGCCGGGCTTTCCTTCGTGCGCAGCGTCGAGCGCAGCGGTAGCACCTTCCAGATCACCCTGAGCGACGAGGAGTCCATCAAGCCGCTGATGGATTGCTTGGGTGGTGCCGACATCCGCAGGATCTGCCTCAAGGAGCCGAGCCTGGAGGAGGTCTTCATCTCGCTCACCGGGGAAAAATTGCGGGAGTGA
- a CDS encoding ABC transporter permease, with protein MFKGAFSIWSRDMMVLRRSIFSELVAVIAYPLTLYLAFGFGLKGYITDVSGVPYPLFIAPGLISMTAINAAFDESSWSMWFHRRVQRTIEEYRVTPITVYDIVIGKILSGFSQGAVKGTVVFLVILLLTPFRIDYGHLPVYLMCIAISSMTFSCLGTICGTVIDKPENIGRVQSVVIVPLIFMAGIFFPLSSYPASIRPFIELLPTTAVFEGARDALLQGSVPAPYLINLVATAAVSFLVAVYTFDRKMAE; from the coding sequence ATGTTCAAAGGCGCGTTTTCCATCTGGAGCAGGGACATGATGGTGCTGAGGCGGAGCATCTTTTCCGAACTCGTAGCCGTCATAGCCTACCCCCTCACCCTCTACCTCGCCTTCGGCTTCGGCCTCAAGGGGTACATCACAGACGTGAGCGGCGTCCCCTACCCCCTCTTCATAGCGCCCGGCCTCATCTCCATGACGGCGATCAACGCCGCCTTCGACGAAAGCTCCTGGAGCATGTGGTTCCACCGCCGGGTGCAGCGCACCATAGAGGAGTACCGGGTCACCCCTATCACGGTCTACGACATCGTCATCGGCAAGATCCTCTCCGGTTTCTCTCAGGGGGCAGTCAAAGGCACCGTCGTCTTCCTGGTGATCCTCCTTTTGACCCCCTTCCGTATCGACTACGGCCACCTCCCCGTCTACCTCATGTGCATCGCCATCTCGTCCATGACCTTCTCCTGCCTGGGAACCATCTGCGGCACGGTGATCGACAAGCCGGAGAATATCGGGCGGGTGCAGTCGGTGGTTATCGTCCCTCTCATCTTCATGGCCGGCATCTTCTTCCCCCTTTCCTCCTATCCCGCTTCCATCCGCCCCTTCATCGAACTCCTCCCGACGACGGCAGTCTTCGAAGGGGCGCGGGACGCGCTCTTACAGGGATCCGTCCCCGCACCCTACCTGATCAACCTGGTAGCCACCGCAGCCGTATCGTTCCTGGTGGCGGTCTACACCTTCGACCGCAAGATGGCTGAATAA
- a CDS encoding radical SAM/SPASM domain-containing protein, translating to MAEEFVPKWIAWETTQRCNLKCVHCRCSSELTSSEGDFSTEEGKKLLKEISDFSKPVVVLSGGEPLMRPDIFELAEYGTSLGLRMCMASNGSLVTDEVCEKMKKADIKMVSLSLDGSTAEVHDNFRQCPGSFEGVLRAAELFRKHGQKFLINSSFTKRNQHDIASTFKVAKSLGATAWYMFMIVPTGRGEDIMSELISKEDYEEILDWHYHQEKNEDDILMRPTCAPHYYRIVPQKAKAEGEKFERRSLTFSTGGGKGCIAAQTICLIDCYGNLKPCSYFHRTAGNVKETPFRELWENSEIFKDLRDFKSYKGKCGECEYLNVCGGCRARADAVHGDYMEEEPFCNYVPIKLQKKQKD from the coding sequence ATGGCCGAAGAGTTCGTACCCAAATGGATCGCCTGGGAGACCACCCAGCGCTGCAACCTCAAATGCGTCCACTGCCGCTGCTCGTCCGAGTTGACCTCCTCCGAAGGTGATTTCAGCACCGAAGAAGGGAAGAAGCTACTGAAGGAGATCTCCGACTTCTCGAAGCCGGTCGTGGTCCTTTCCGGCGGCGAGCCGCTGATGAGGCCGGACATCTTCGAACTGGCGGAGTACGGCACCTCGCTCGGCCTCAGGATGTGCATGGCGAGCAACGGTTCGCTCGTGACCGACGAGGTCTGCGAGAAGATGAAGAAGGCCGACATCAAGATGGTCTCTCTTTCGCTGGACGGCTCGACTGCCGAGGTTCACGACAACTTCCGCCAGTGCCCCGGTTCCTTCGAGGGGGTACTGCGCGCGGCCGAACTCTTCAGGAAGCACGGCCAGAAGTTCCTGATCAATTCCTCCTTCACCAAGAGGAACCAGCACGACATCGCCAGCACCTTCAAGGTGGCGAAGTCCCTGGGTGCTACCGCCTGGTACATGTTCATGATCGTTCCCACCGGCCGCGGCGAGGACATCATGAGCGAGCTGATCTCCAAGGAGGACTACGAGGAGATTCTCGACTGGCACTACCACCAGGAGAAGAACGAGGACGACATCCTGATGCGCCCCACCTGCGCGCCGCACTACTACCGCATCGTGCCGCAAAAGGCCAAGGCGGAAGGGGAGAAGTTCGAGCGCCGCTCGCTCACCTTCTCCACCGGCGGCGGCAAGGGTTGCATCGCGGCGCAGACCATCTGCCTCATCGACTGCTACGGGAACCTGAAGCCCTGCTCCTACTTCCACCGCACCGCCGGCAACGTGAAGGAAACCCCGTTCCGCGAGCTCTGGGAGAACTCGGAGATCTTCAAAGACCTGAGGGACTTCAAGAGCTACAAGGGGAAATGCGGCGAGTGCGAGTACCTGAACGTCTGCGGCGGCTGCCGGGCCCGCGCCGATGCGGTGCACGGCGACTACATGGAAGAGGAACCGTTCTGCAACTACGTCCCGATCAAGCTGCAGAAAAAGCAGAAAGATTAG
- the hemE gene encoding uroporphyrinogen decarboxylase: protein MNTRFLDACWGKPVDTVPVWLMRQAGRYLPDYMRVRSKCTFLELCKTPELATEVTVQPVDILGVDAAILFSDILTPIEPMGMELDFTPGPVFAKPIRTMADVEALKIPKMETDVPYVLDAVKLLRKELATKVPLIGFGGAPFTLACYMVEGKGSKDFAALKKMMYADPEVYAALMDKITTMDMEYLNAQIKAGAQAIQIFDTWGGMLSPADYERYVLPYTQRLINGLDRTNIPVIHFVKGAGTMLEIVKQAGGDVMGLDWHVNLGKARDILGDMAVQGNLDPTVLFAPNEIIEREVKRVLDENAGRPGLIFNLGHGILPTVPPEKAIFMVDCVHRLSRK, encoded by the coding sequence ATGAATACTCGATTTTTAGACGCATGTTGGGGGAAGCCGGTTGATACGGTGCCGGTCTGGCTTATGCGCCAGGCGGGACGTTATCTCCCCGATTACATGCGCGTTCGCTCCAAATGCACCTTCCTGGAACTGTGCAAGACCCCGGAACTGGCGACCGAGGTAACTGTTCAGCCGGTCGACATCCTCGGCGTCGACGCCGCGATCCTCTTCTCCGACATCCTCACCCCGATCGAGCCGATGGGGATGGAGCTCGACTTCACCCCCGGCCCCGTCTTCGCCAAGCCGATCCGTACCATGGCCGACGTCGAGGCACTCAAGATCCCGAAGATGGAGACCGACGTCCCCTACGTGCTGGACGCAGTCAAGCTGCTCCGCAAGGAGCTCGCCACCAAGGTGCCGCTGATCGGCTTCGGCGGCGCGCCGTTCACCCTGGCCTGCTACATGGTCGAGGGTAAGGGTTCCAAGGACTTCGCCGCCCTCAAGAAGATGATGTACGCCGACCCCGAAGTGTACGCGGCGCTGATGGATAAGATCACCACCATGGACATGGAGTACCTGAACGCGCAGATCAAGGCGGGCGCTCAGGCGATCCAGATCTTCGACACCTGGGGCGGCATGCTCTCCCCGGCCGACTACGAGCGCTACGTCCTCCCCTACACCCAGCGCCTGATCAACGGCCTCGACCGCACCAACATCCCGGTGATCCACTTCGTCAAGGGCGCAGGGACCATGCTGGAGATCGTGAAGCAGGCCGGCGGCGACGTCATGGGCCTCGACTGGCACGTGAACCTCGGCAAGGCCCGCGATATCCTGGGCGACATGGCGGTGCAGGGGAACCTGGACCCGACCGTGCTCTTCGCTCCCAACGAGATCATCGAGCGCGAGGTGAAGAGGGTGCTGGACGAAAACGCAGGCCGGCCCGGTCTCATCTTCAACCTGGGACACGGCATCCTCCCGACCGTCCCGCCGGAAAAAGCGATCTTCATGGTCGACTGCGTGCACCGGCTGTCGAGGAAATAG
- the corA gene encoding magnesium/cobalt transporter CorA, whose amino-acid sequence MLRLFSIDNGLIKEMDFEKSDLPNQILHADWIDAHEPDDEERDLLELLLHTDIPESDEVDEIEISARCFVDQAGIHVHPLFLSQSEGRHVTLTVACILQSKHLITIREGDLADFRLLRMRARRGQVECRTPSELLVLLLDQKVENHADTLEDIHRQLEGVSHLVLEDDDSELEDAISKLAKLEDSNGKIRLCLMDTQRDISFLLRHLRDRADQSETLREIARDVETLMSHTTFLFDKINFLMDSTQGFINIEQNQIIKIFSIAAVVFLPPTLVASIYGMNFDVMPELKLSFGYPWALALMILSGIAPYWYFKRKGWL is encoded by the coding sequence ATGCTCAGGCTTTTCAGCATAGACAACGGGCTAATAAAGGAGATGGACTTTGAGAAAAGCGATCTCCCCAATCAGATCCTGCATGCCGACTGGATCGACGCCCATGAGCCGGATGACGAAGAGAGGGACCTGCTCGAGCTGTTGCTGCACACCGACATTCCGGAGTCCGACGAGGTGGACGAGATCGAGATCTCAGCCCGCTGCTTCGTGGACCAGGCCGGGATACACGTGCATCCCCTGTTCCTTTCCCAGAGCGAGGGGCGCCACGTGACGCTCACCGTCGCCTGTATTCTGCAAAGCAAGCACCTGATCACCATCCGGGAAGGGGACCTCGCCGACTTCCGGCTCCTGCGCATGCGCGCCAGGAGAGGGCAGGTGGAATGCCGCACCCCGTCCGAGCTTCTCGTGCTGCTCCTGGACCAGAAGGTAGAGAACCACGCGGACACCCTGGAGGACATCCACCGCCAGCTGGAAGGGGTAAGCCACCTGGTGCTCGAAGACGATGATTCCGAGTTGGAAGACGCCATCAGCAAGCTCGCCAAGCTCGAGGACAGCAACGGAAAGATCCGGCTCTGCCTGATGGATACCCAGAGGGACATCTCGTTCCTTTTGCGGCACCTGCGCGACCGGGCCGATCAGAGCGAGACGCTGCGTGAGATCGCCCGCGACGTCGAGACCCTTATGTCGCATACCACCTTCCTTTTCGATAAGATCAACTTCCTGATGGACTCCACCCAGGGTTTCATCAACATCGAGCAGAACCAGATCATCAAGATCTTTTCCATCGCAGCCGTGGTCTTCCTCCCCCCTACCCTCGTCGCCAGCATCTACGGGATGAACTTCGACGTGATGCCCGAGCTGAAACTCTCTTTCGGCTACCCCTGGGCTCTCGCGCTGATGATTCTCTCAGGCATCGCTCCCTACTGGTACTTCAAGCGCAAGGGTTGGCTCTAA